Proteins co-encoded in one Stomoxys calcitrans chromosome 5, idStoCalc2.1, whole genome shotgun sequence genomic window:
- the LOC106096269 gene encoding alpha-amylase B: protein MWHTIVQLLLIFSLALAHKDPHFMDNRSTMVHLFEWTWKDIAKECEDFLGPQGYGGVQISPPNEVRVLDNNPWWARYQPVSYKLTSRSGNEGDLVDMVQRCSKVGVRVYVDAVINHMSGFKDGETLGTAGSTANYNQRSWPAVPYGPADFHPACDITNYQDAVQVRNCQLVTLADLNQTVPHVRDMIVNYMNKLIDLGVAGFRIDAAKHMWPEDLQAIYGRLKMLPTSFGFPTNSKAYICQEVIDLGGEAVKKTDYNDLAAVTEFQFSRDIGLVFRNKLSLNSLKNWGPAWHMLPSTDAIVFVDNHDNQRGHGAGGADILTHKEPELYKMAVAFMLAHPYGGVTRVMSSYRFSNSDQGPPATKEGIIKGPTFLPNKQCDTANSGWVCEHRWPEIVQMVKFRNAVGGQALQHWWDNGYNQIAFSRGNKGFVAFNMEANKEMRMILQTGLPKGVYCDIISGNGACDSCSGLKVVVGEDGKAEVNMGKGPRALAIYVHSKLS, encoded by the exons atgtGGCATACAATAGTCCAACTATTGTTGATATTTTCATTGGCATTGGCCCATAAAGATCCCCATTTTATGGACAATCGTTCAACcatggtgcatttgtttgaatGGACCTGGAAGGATATAGCCAAGGAATGTGAGGATTTCCTGGGACCCCAAGGTTATGGAGGGGTTCAG ATTTCACCTCCCAATGAGGTTCGTGTTCTGGATAATAACCCCTGGTGGGCCCGTTACCAACCCGTTTCCTATAAACTAACCTCACGTTCAGGCAATGAGGGAGATTTGGTTGACATGGTACAACGTTGCTCTAAAGTGGGGGTGCGTGTCTATGTTGATGCTGTCATCAACCACATGTCTGGTTTTAAGGATGGAGAAACCTTGGGCACTGCTGGTTCTACGGCTAACTATAATCAACGCAGCTGGCCTGCAGTGCCTTATGGTCCGGCAGATTTCCATCCCGCCTGCGACATTACCAACTATCAAGATGCTGTGCAAGTACGTAATTGCCAATTGGTCACCTTGGCCGATCTAAATCAGACAGTGCCGCATGTGCGTGACATGATTGTCAACTATATGAACAAACTCATAGATTTGGGTGTTGCCGGCTTTCGTATTGATGCAGCCAAACACATGTGGCCTGAGGATTTACAGGCGATCTATGGTAGACTTAAGATGTTGCCGACCAGTTTTGGTTTTCCCACAAACAGTAAGGCCTATATATGCCAGGAAGTTATTGATTTGGGAGGAGAAGCTGTAAAGAA AACTGATTACAATGATTTGGCTGCTGTAACCGAATTCCAATTTTCCAGAGACATAGGTCTGGTATTTCGCAACAAACTTTCACTCAACTCCTTGAAAAATTGGGGGCCCGCATGGCACATGCTGCCCTCGACCGATGCCATTGTCTTTGTCGACAACCATGACAATCAAAGGGGCCATGGTGCTGGAGGGGCAGATATCTTAACTCACAAAGAGCCTGAGCTATATAAAATGGCTGTGGCCTTTATGTTGGCCCACCCCTATGGTGGAGTTACGAGAGTAATGAGCTCCTATAGATTCTCCAATAGCGATCAAGGACCTCCAGCCACCAAAGAGGGCATCATCAAAGGACCCACTTTTCTGCCCAACAAACAATGCGATACTGCCAATTCGGGTTGGGTTTGTGAACATCGATGGCCCGAAATTGTACAAATGGTTAAATTCCGTAATGCTGTTGGAGGTCAGGCTTTGCAGCATTGGTGGGATAATGGGTACAATCAAATTGCCTTTTCCCGCGGTAACAAGGGCTTTGTGGCCTTCAATATGGAGGCTAATAAGGAAATGAGAATGATCTTGCAAACTGGCCTGCCCAAGGGAGTCTATTGTGATATCATATCAGGCAATGGTGCCTGTGATTCATGTTCCGGTCTAAAAGTGGTCGTAGGTGAAGATGGCAAGGCTGAAGTGAATATGGGCAAAGGCCCTAGGGCTTTGGCTATTTATGTCCATTCGAAATTATCTTAG